The Alistipes megaguti sequence AACGCCGCAGGAGCCGTCGGGCGGAGCTCGAACCAGTGGGTCTGTTTCAACTCCCAGCGTGCGGTCTTCGGAAACCAGTAGGCGTGCAGCGTCGCGCACAACGGCCGCACTGCCCGGCACGCCACACCCGTCTCCTCCTCCACCTCGCGGGCGGCACACTGCTCGAGCCTTTCGCCCGCCTCAAGGTGTCCTTTGGGCAGGTCCCAGCGGCCGTTGCGATGAATCAGCAGCCACCGTCCCGCGTCATCGACCACCACTCCGCCGGCCGCCTCGACCCACGCGAACTGCCCGGCAAAGGCATTGAAAGTCGTCTCGGGCGAGGATGAAACCACCGCCACGGAGTTGTGCGATTCGAGAAAATTCAGTATCTTGGTACGCGATATGCCGCCGTCGGCTTCGGCCGCCACGGCATACCACCCCGCGTCGGGGGCCGAAGCGGTGAAAATCACCGCCTTGTCGGCAAAATAGACCGTACGATTCATGGTGTGAACGATTTTTTCGGAATCCAAAATTACGAATAAATAGGACAACCTCAACGAAAATGAAAAAAATCATCCTGATGATGGCCCTTGCAGCTGTGGGGCTGGGCGCCTGCGACCGGCAGCGTCCCGAAGCCCTGAAGATCGACAATGCACTGACGGCGGAGGAGATCGCCGCCGGGCGGTTCACTCCCGAAGTGATGTGGAAAATGAGCCGTGCGACCGCTTCGTCGCTCTCGCCCGACGGGCGCACGCTCCTCTATCAGCAAACGGATTACAACGTGGCCGAAAACCGCGGCGTAACGACCCTCTGGGTCGAGGATCTTGCCTCGAAGGCCGTCACGCGCCTGACCGACTTCACGTCAAACAGCCTCGCGCCGCGCTGGAGCGCCGACGGCGGGAAGATCTACTTCCTCTCGGACCGCAGCGGTTCGATGCAG is a genomic window containing:
- a CDS encoding NUDIX hydrolase, which encodes MNRTVYFADKAVIFTASAPDAGWYAVAAEADGGISRTKILNFLESHNSVAVVSSSPETTFNAFAGQFAWVEAAGGVVVDDAGRWLLIHRNGRWDLPKGHLEAGERLEQCAAREVEEETGVACRAVRPLCATLHAYWFPKTARWELKQTHWFELRPTAPAALQPQTEEGIERVVWCTPAEAAEHLRTAFPTVRRVAEAMGR